The DNA region CGTGCAACCGCCTTCGGCGGAGTGGGGCGCGATGCTGGCCTCGGCGCGTGACTACATCGACAGTGCCTGGTGGATCGTTACGATGCCGGGTCTGTCCATCCTGATCTCGGTGCTCGCCATCAATCTGCTCGGCGACGGGCTGCGTGACGCACTCGACCCGAAACTGAAAAGGATGGCGTAATGACTAGCTTATTGACCATCCGCAATCTGTCGGTGGACTTCAACGGACTGCCCGCCGTCGACCGGATCAACCTCGAGGTCGCGCCGGGCGAAGTGGTCGGCGTGGTCGGCGAATCGGGCTCGGGCAAGAGCGTGACGATGATGGCGCTGATGGGCCTGATCGACGCACCCGGCAAAGTGACGGCCGACGAAATCACCTTCAACGGCAAGAATCTGCTGAAGGCATCGGCGAAGGAACGCCGCAAGATCATCGGCAAAGATATCGCGATGGTGTTCCAGGACGCGCTCACCAGTCTGAACCCGAGCTACACGGTCGGCTATCAGATCAAGGAAGTGCTGAAGCTGCACGAAGGCCTGCGCGGCAGCGCGTTGGACAAACGCGCGCTGGAACTGCTCGACCAGGTCGGCATTCCGGATGCAAAAAGCCGTATCAGTTCGTTCCCGCATCAGATGTCGGGCGGCATGAACCAGCGCGTGATGATCGCCATGGCGATCGCCTGCAATCCGAAGCTGCTGATCGCCGACGAGCCGACCACCGCGCTCGACGTGACGATCCAGGCGCAGATCATGGAACTGCTGATCAAGCTGCAAAAGGAGCGCGGCATGGCGCTCGTGCTGATCT from Paraburkholderia aromaticivorans includes:
- a CDS encoding ABC transporter ATP-binding protein, translating into MTSLLTIRNLSVDFNGLPAVDRINLEVAPGEVVGVVGESGSGKSVTMMALMGLIDAPGKVTADEITFNGKNLLKASAKERRKIIGKDIAMVFQDALTSLNPSYTVGYQIKEVLKLHEGLRGSALDKRALELLDQVGIPDAKSRISSFPHQMSGGMNQRVMIAMAIACNPKLLIADEPTTALDVTIQAQIMELLIKLQKERGMALVLISHDLAVVSEVAQRVAVMYAGEVIETNRVPDIFAAPHHPYTEALLAAIPEHNVGAVRLAALPGMVPGRDDRPKGCLFAPRCKYVVDDCMKARPALAPMQGHAEVARVRCIKPLNLSGDANVHTHGGAR